The Ornithodoros turicata isolate Travis chromosome 9, ASM3712646v1, whole genome shotgun sequence genome includes a region encoding these proteins:
- the LOC135368383 gene encoding immediate early response gene 2 protein-like produces the protein MENDAQKLIAISLGKIATSRSQRGGPSLHRSLLVATVLYKARTTYVDEAPQDLGSPPALGTPCHEEADENLDAACTSSNEASSIANPNRLVTAASPVTSPYEDCDSTDSDELSDDKENVQPASSGDRQGFDTDPQPMSRCLKRRRALSVEDDDCGSGKRSKRDGAHWRRSSSLCSVDSDTDSDTDSTFAADYESEFGVSPTDAPMEVESISNLVLAFNSGFKGLSEATWGSVVENCEHLDDHKLAPLRRGISLPDLCATQSEVHRTSFEMSPTALALTV, from the coding sequence ATGGAGAACGACGCACAGAAGCTCATCGCCATTTCACTTGGAAAAATAGCTACATCGCGAAGCCAGCGTGGTGGACCAAGTTTGCATCGAAGCTTGCTTGTGGCTACTGTTCTGTACAAAGCTCGCACCACTTACGTCGATGAAGCTCCACAAGATCTAGGATCCCCTCCCGCCTTAGGCACGCCTTGCCACGAGGAGGCCGATGAAAATTTGGATGCTGCGTGCACTTCGTCAAACGAGGCCTCGTCGATTGCTAACCCTAACCGGCTGGTGACGGCCGCGTCACCTGTGACGTCACCGTACGAGGATTGCGATAGCACGGACAGTGATGAGCTCAGCGATGACAAGGAGAACGTACAGCCTGCGAGCAGCGGTGACCGTCAGGGCTTCGACACGGACCCACAACCCATGTCACGGTGTTTAAAGCGACGCAGGGCTCTTTCTGTGGAAGACGATGACTGTGGAAGTGGTAAACGTAGCAAGAGGGACGGCGCCCATTGGCGGCGGTCATCTTCACTGTGCTCCGTGGACTCTGATACGGACAGTGATACGGATTCTACGTTCGCAGCAGACTATGAATCGGAATTCGGTGTTAGCCCAACGGACGCTCCCATGGAAGTAGAGTCCATATCCAATTTAGTGTTAGCGTTTAATTCTGGTTTCAAGGGCCTGTCAGAGGCGACATGGGGTAGTGTTGTAGAAAATTGTGAACACTTGGACGACCACAAGCTGGCTCCTCTGCGGAGGGGAATTTCTCTTCCAGACCTGTGTGCCACACAGTCGGAAGTTCATAGGACTTCGTTCGAAATGTCACCAACGGCCTTGGCTCTTACAGTATGA